In the genome of Gammaproteobacteria bacterium, the window CTCTAACCGCAAGGCTGATGAAAAATTTGATAAAAAAACTTCTCTTGAAGAAAAATTAATACAAAACATACACTACATTGAAAAAGTATATCTACGCAATCCCCCAAACGTGGAGCCCACTTGTATTTATGGAAATATTGAACTTATCAAACACAGTTAAAAAAACTCTTGGTTTTTTTCTTTCTTGTTATTCCTCCCGATATTAATTAAAGCTCAACATTATACCTTGGCACAAAAGTCTGCTGCTTCACCTCAGTATTAACAATCTCATTAATGTTATATGCTTTAATACTGTTAGTTGGCGATATCCCCTTCATCAACTCATACGCATACAAAAGAAAATTGCCTGTACAAGGTCGCCGCAAAGAGTAGGGTTCTATTAATCGCCTGGCATTATCATATTCAATTTCTACACACAATCTATTTCTTGCAGCATAACGAACTTGATTTATATATGCATGATTAATGATACGCGCACGATTTAAACCAAATTGAGCTATACGGCTCATATCTATGCCAGGAAAATGAATTCGAGGCAATGTTATTTCACCCTCTCTACCTGGCGCTGCTCTAAGCAGGGGCTCAGCAGGGAATTCATCTATCCACCACGATAAAGCAGGCCTCAGATCATTATAAAAACTTTCTGCAGAAGGTAATAGCTCTACCTGATGATTAAGTTGATCTTCCCAGCTGGAATTTAACTGCGCCAAATCAATTTGAGAAAACACAAGGTCAACCGATGGCCGCGGAAGTCCTTTGAAGTCAAATTTCTTCAGCAAGCCTAATCTAGCTACAGCAATATTCACATGCTCACGAAAATTTCTGCTGATATTTACAATATCATAAATATCTCTCGCCCTTCCTTGACGTTCATATATGGCTCTAGTTTTTTCAGCTAAAATCTCATTAACAGAATAACACTTTATTTTTGCAGGCTGCGCAGGAGCATCACTGTACAAATGAAACACTTCTCGAATATCATGCATATCAACAATGATTTCATCATCGGTGATATCAAATTTTATACGTTGTTGAGCTCGTGAAGCTAAATTTAATGGCCCTAAGTACGTATATTTTGCCACATAGGTTTTATTCCCTTTCTTATTAATACTTTCTTTAACTTCAATTTCTCGTGTTTTTAAGTTAACCCCCGTATTTTCATAGATAAAATCAGCAACCTCATTAAGTGCTAACTTAATATCTTCGGCGTTGTAAATTTCACCTTTTGGCACTGTAAAATCTAAATCTTCAGAAAATCTATATGTCTCAAAATAACATTTTTTTAAGCATGTGCCGCCTTTGAAAAACCATTGAGAAAGTTTTAAATTTTGTGAAATCCCATACAACACCCAACTTAGAACATAATCTTTTTCTACCGTTGTAGGCAGCAGTCTAAAAGCACTAGCTATTGAAATAATCTCTTGTTTTGAAATCATTGAAGATCGCCCAATGGAATGTTAACCCGAATGCCCCACTTACGAACAATTGGACCTGTGCTTGGCCCACTAGAATCAAAATTAATAATCCCGGTTTTAATGTTCGCGTGAATTTTTTCTAATAAAGGTGATGAAAAGCTTCCAAGCTTTTCTGCAATAAAACCCAATCGTTTTAAAACTGCACCACGGCCTAGTTTTTCAGCATATTGAAACAATATTTCTGGATTGAATTCTTCATGTGAAAAATATGCTTTAACAATATCCAAAGCATGTCTTCCACCCCCTCCAATTTCTGGATCATCTAATATATCTATAATGGTTCGATGAATATCAGCAATCTGAATTTGTGAGTTACTAGACCACAGCTTCTTGATACCAAAAATATTTTTTGGGTCGATAAATTTTAATCTATATTTCAAACCAGAAACCAAAAGGTCTTTTCTTTTTTGTTTTTTACCCGTAAATACCACGGTCGCATTAAAAATCTGCTCCGTTAATTCCCAGTGTTCTGCTGCGGTCCATCCTGACAGATAACAAGGAGAAAAAAGCGCCGCAGCAATCGCCCAAGCATCGTCGGGCATTGGATTTGAGCTTTCAGACCCCAGCGGGAGAATGCGATATTGCGCAGGTTGTAAACGCTGTACCCATCCTTTCTTACAAAGCCTGGAAAGCATAAGATTGGAAGCTGCTCGACTAAAGCCTAATTTATCTTCTAAATCTCTTGCGCGCACAACGAGCTTGCCAGCACGACTAAGCACCTCAAGCACATGCCTTTCCATTGATCCAGCGCCCGCTTGAAGATTGTGATATTTTAAGTTCATATAATATCTTATTATGCCATTAATAGCTCTTACACTATAACAAATTTTATAGTGTAAGTGCAAATAATATCTTATTAAGCTATTAATCGCCCCAGAACTATAACAAACCGAACATTGGCAATAGCCCGAAGAATGTTGGTATTTTTGCTGGTACATTTTTAATTATCATAAAAATAGTCACTTAAAATCAATGTGTTAACCCTAAAATGTGATGTGAATTCTTGGTCGAAGCGCGACAATCATTTTTATTGCTCTTTTTAACGATTACACATGATCACCATTTGCGCTATGCCTTCCATTGTCTTAATATTTTTTTGAAACTACAATTAAATAAATGGGAAGTAAAACGACATGAACAAAAAACCATTAACCAATAAAGCCGGTGAAATTAGGGAGCTGACGCTAGAAGATATGCGCACAATGCATCCGGCAAACAAAGCACTGCCCGCAGAGTTACTTGCCATTCTACCTAAGCGCCAGGTGGGTCAACGCGGCCCTCAGAAAAAGCCAACTAAAATAGCGGTCACCTTACGTTATAGCCCCGAAGTTCTTAATTATTTCAAGGCCACGGGAGAAGGATGGCAAGTTCGTATAGACAATATTTTAATGAATTGGGTTAAAAAACATTCGCATGTCACATAAATTAAATGTATTTACCAAAACGCAGTAAGGAGCTCACCATGGACAATGCCACTTATACGAAAACGCTCGATGATATTGAAGATAAACTTCCTGGCATTGAACGCAATGATTTTAACCTGCAATTTTCAGAACAAAAGAAAAGCATTGCCAATGCGTTGATTCTAAGTTTATTTTTTGGCTTTCTGGGTCTTGATCGATTCTATCTTGGGCAAACCACACTAGGATTTCTAAAGCTAATCACTTTCGGCTGCTGCGGTATCTGGACAATCATAGATTGGTTTTTCATTGCCGGCGCAACCAGAGAAAAAAACATTCAAATCGCCGAGGACATTCGATTACACGATGATTACGGTGTAATGTAACAATTTGAAGAAAATTAAGTTTTATAAATCAATAAAACATACAAAATGCGACTTAATATTTACCCAAGATTTACCTTATATTATTTGAGCATCAATCCGCCAAGCCATACCCCACTGGAAACAAGACGCCCGTAGCAAAATGATTTTCCACTTGCGTCATATTTTCCGGCCAAGAAAAAGTTAAAGTATTGCTCTGGCCTTTAGAAGCCGATCTGAAATGGTAATCGCCAAAAATAGCATTGCTTAATGCTTTACCGCCTAAAGTACCCGGTAAAAAAGCAGCAATAACCGCATCGCTATTTTCTAAAGGAGATTTGATTCCACCGTTTGATAATATAATCGGCCGACCTGAGTAAACAACAGTGATCGCTGGAATCTGTTGTTTTCTTAATGTGGCAATAGCTTGCGCTTCAACATCACTTAGCTGCAAATCCAGTATCTGATTTTGTGGCATTTTCATATACTTATTTGTGTCACTACTAGCGCCAATGTTATACCAAAGATCCGGCGCTGCTGCATTACCAATATCGCCCATATATTCCGCATAAGGAGGCTCTGCAACAACCACAATAACAATGCTATTATCAGCACTTAATTTTTCAGGCAATGTGTTTTTCGTTGCATTATTCACATAATAATACTGCGTTTCAGCATTTAATTTTTGTTTAATAGCCAGCTCAAGCGTGACCGCGCCCGAACTTGATTGATCTTCGCCTGTAAAATATTGATCACCTTTTTGACCTTGCCAAGTGACCGTCCAACCACCATTCTGAACTCCCAAGTCATTCGTATCACCCACAAAAATAACATTATGAATTTTGTCGCGATTTACAGGTAATATTTTTTGATTATTTTTTAGCAACACTAAAGATTCTTGCGCTGCTTGCAACGCAAGCTGTCTTTCTTTTTCTTGCAACGCGGAGTAATCCATCGCTTTTTCTGAATTCATTGCCAATTTGACTTGTAAAATTCGAATCACTGCATCTTCTAAACGCTTTGGACTAATTAAACCTTGTTGATAAGCACTTTTGATAGCATCAAGAGATTCACCGACAGAAGTATACTGCCCACCTGACTCAGGAAAGTGCCCCATTGTTTCACCTTCACCTATCATGAACATATCAACGCCCGCATTCATCGATTTAGCAAAAACCGCTGGCAAATCCAGCGCTGGATGAGAAAGATTATAAACATAGGCGGCGCGTGTATGCGCATTCCAATCGGATACCACAAAACCAGAAAAACGATACAGAGCATTATCCGCGCCGTGAATGCCTGCGTTTTTAAATACATTAAGAATATCCCACTGACCACCAAAATGCATACGCGTGTTATTATGCGTGCCTTGATCGTTAATCGCACTGTATGACACCATCACCGTTGCTACATGCGCCTGCAACGCACCTTCATAGCCACTGCCGTTAGCTCGCCAGAAATCGCTTAAGTTGCCTTCGTAGGCGTCATCTCCTTCATCAAAACCATATTGCGTCGCACCATCGCCAATAAAATGTTTCGCCGTGGCAAGAGGCCCGATAATGTGGCCATGTTGAATATTTTGAAAACCGTTAATATACGCACGACTTAATGTTTTGACTAATGCACCATCCTGCCCAAACGACTCGTAAGTCCGCCCCCAACGTAAATCGTGTGCAATGGCTACGGTTGGCATGAATACCCAATTAAAACCACTTGCCAGTGAATCTTGGCCAACTAAAGCACTCATTTGCTGAATCAATTCAGCATCATGCGTCACTCCTAAGCCAATATTATGAGGAAATATGACTGCACCCTGTAAATGCATGTTGCCATGAATAGCATCATTGCCCGTTAATAAAACAGGATCTAGCGAATTGTTGAAATCATGCTGTGACACAGCGAGTGCATTTAAATCTACCCAGTTCTGTAAAGTAGGCGCATTAAAATAAGGACGGCCACCAGCAAGAACTGCGCCCAAATGATAACGTTGAATTTGATCCAGGCCACACGCTTTAATGATATCGTCTTTTGCAGTGTGATTTTCAGCAACTAAACTCTTTTCACACGCCTCACCATTGGGCGAAACACTATCGGCTAACAGCACATAACTAGGAAAAAGCAACTGGCCAAGTTTTTCATCAAGAGACATTTTATTGAAAATTTCTTGAGCTTGAGCATGTTGCGCTTGATATAAGTCTTTTGTCTCAGCAGCGTAAAACCAAATGGCTAAGCCAAAACTGGCTAGCATTGCGATGCTGCCTATTAAAATTTTCCTGTTCATTATTGAAAACCCCAATCCCTGGATAATGCGCCTGCAATCTCAACATTTTTAGATCGTATAGCCCCTATACTTACTAAAATCAATCTATCATTGCCTACACATCAAAGCCACAAAATTTCTTGTTAACACCCAACTAAACTCCGACTAAGTCTTCTTTTTGACCTAACCAACGAGTAATAATTTTATTACATAATGCAGGGGAACTTTTCCATAATATATCAGCAATTTCTTGTGCTTCCAACAACCATTTTTGATCACGCGCAAGATTGGCAATCCGAAAATTCATATCACCGGTTTGTCTAGCGCCAAGCATTTCTCCTGCTCCTCGAAGTTCAAGATCTTTTTCCGCAATTTTAAATCCATCCTGGCTTTCGCGCATCATGGCAATACGTTCTTTGGCAATGCGACCCAACGGCGCTTGATAGAGCAAAACACAATAGCTCGATAAGCATCCACGGCCAACTCGCCCACGTAACTGATGTAATTGCGCTAACCCTAAGCGCTCTGCATTTTCAATCACCATTAAGCTGGCATTAGGAACATCAACGCCGACCTCTATCACTGTCGTCGCCACCAACACATTAATTTCACCTTCTTTAAAAGCACGCATAATCACTTCTTTTTCTTTGGCTTTCATTTTTCCATGTAACAATGCAATTTTTAAGACAGATAATTGCAAAGAAAGCTGCTCGTAACTTTTTTCTGCTGCTTGGCATTGCATGATTTCTGATTCTTCAATCAACGGGCAGACCCAATACACTTGTTGACCTTGCATGCATAAATTTTGTATGCGCTGCATAACATCATCGCGTTTGTCATTCGATAATGCCAAGGTCATAATTGGTTTTCGGCCAGCGGGCAATTCATCAATCACCGAATAATCTAAATCAGCATATAAACTCATCGCCAGTGTTCGCGGAATAGGAGTAGCCGTCATAATGAGTTGATGCGGAGTTTTCCCATCCCGCATACCCTTTTCTTTTAATGCTAAACGTTGATGTACACCGAAACGATGTTGTTCATCGATGATCATTAGTGATAATTGTTTAAAGTGAACGCCTTCTTGGAATAACGCATGCGTACCAATGAGAATATCAATTTTTCCTGAAGCCAAGTTCTCTACTATTTCTAAGCGAATACGTTTATTCAAACCACCCTTAAGCAGCGCCACGTGAATATCAAGCGGCTTCAACCAGGCTTCTATCACACGATAATGTTGCTCTGCCAATAACTCCGTGGGCGCCATAATGGCAACTTGTGTGTTATTTTCAACGGCACTCAACGCGACA includes:
- a CDS encoding nucleotidyl transferase AbiEii/AbiGii toxin family protein gives rise to the protein MISKQEIISIASAFRLLPTTVEKDYVLSWVLYGISQNLKLSQWFFKGGTCLKKCYFETYRFSEDLDFTVPKGEIYNAEDIKLALNEVADFIYENTGVNLKTREIEVKESINKKGNKTYVAKYTYLGPLNLASRAQQRIKFDITDDEIIVDMHDIREVFHLYSDAPAQPAKIKCYSVNEILAEKTRAIYERQGRARDIYDIVNISRNFREHVNIAVARLGLLKKFDFKGLPRPSVDLVFSQIDLAQLNSSWEDQLNHQVELLPSAESFYNDLRPALSWWIDEFPAEPLLRAAPGREGEITLPRIHFPGIDMSRIAQFGLNRARIINHAYINQVRYAARNRLCVEIEYDNARRLIEPYSLRRPCTGNFLLYAYELMKGISPTNSIKAYNINEIVNTEVKQQTFVPRYNVEL
- a CDS encoding type IV toxin-antitoxin system AbiEi family antitoxin domain-containing protein, whose protein sequence is MNLKYHNLQAGAGSMERHVLEVLSRAGKLVVRARDLEDKLGFSRAASNLMLSRLCKKGWVQRLQPAQYRILPLGSESSNPMPDDAWAIAAALFSPCYLSGWTAAEHWELTEQIFNATVVFTGKKQKRKDLLVSGLKYRLKFIDPKNIFGIKKLWSSNSQIQIADIHRTIIDILDDPEIGGGGRHALDIVKAYFSHEEFNPEILFQYAEKLGRGAVLKRLGFIAEKLGSFSSPLLEKIHANIKTGIINFDSSGPSTGPIVRKWGIRVNIPLGDLQ
- a CDS encoding BrnA antitoxin family protein; translation: MNKKPLTNKAGEIRELTLEDMRTMHPANKALPAELLAILPKRQVGQRGPQKKPTKIAVTLRYSPEVLNYFKATGEGWQVRIDNILMNWVKKHSHVT
- a CDS encoding TM2 domain-containing protein yields the protein MDNATYTKTLDDIEDKLPGIERNDFNLQFSEQKKSIANALILSLFFGFLGLDRFYLGQTTLGFLKLITFGCCGIWTIIDWFFIAGATREKNIQIAEDIRLHDDYGVM
- a CDS encoding glycoside hydrolase family 3 protein, whose amino-acid sequence is MNRKILIGSIAMLASFGLAIWFYAAETKDLYQAQHAQAQEIFNKMSLDEKLGQLLFPSYVLLADSVSPNGEACEKSLVAENHTAKDDIIKACGLDQIQRYHLGAVLAGGRPYFNAPTLQNWVDLNALAVSQHDFNNSLDPVLLTGNDAIHGNMHLQGAVIFPHNIGLGVTHDAELIQQMSALVGQDSLASGFNWVFMPTVAIAHDLRWGRTYESFGQDGALVKTLSRAYINGFQNIQHGHIIGPLATAKHFIGDGATQYGFDEGDDAYEGNLSDFWRANGSGYEGALQAHVATVMVSYSAINDQGTHNNTRMHFGGQWDILNVFKNAGIHGADNALYRFSGFVVSDWNAHTRAAYVYNLSHPALDLPAVFAKSMNAGVDMFMIGEGETMGHFPESGGQYTSVGESLDAIKSAYQQGLISPKRLEDAVIRILQVKLAMNSEKAMDYSALQEKERQLALQAAQESLVLLKNNQKILPVNRDKIHNVIFVGDTNDLGVQNGGWTVTWQGQKGDQYFTGEDQSSSGAVTLELAIKQKLNAETQYYYVNNATKNTLPEKLSADNSIVIVVVAEPPYAEYMGDIGNAAAPDLWYNIGASSDTNKYMKMPQNQILDLQLSDVEAQAIATLRKQQIPAITVVYSGRPIILSNGGIKSPLENSDAVIAAFLPGTLGGKALSNAIFGDYHFRSASKGQSNTLTFSWPENMTQVENHFATGVLFPVGYGLAD
- the recG gene encoding ATP-dependent DNA helicase RecG, with amino-acid sequence MERNKSSLANYPCQYLKGVGPKNALKLQKLGIETAQDILFHLPLRYEDRTQLTPLNQLNFSDNKQSYVVLGKIIQVSIMRKPKPQLYCLIADDTGQLILRFIHYARAQQQNLVLGGRIFAVGEVRQTHAGLEMIHPEYRLLSAEEAVPLSKTLTPIYPTTEGLSQRSWLQFSEQALMLLNQGADMEETLSEAILSRLHFPHLQKAIVTLHRPSKNENFSFLNQAQHPAQRRLVLEELLAHRLAMIKRREYFTTQAAIAFTQETGKLKSLLSSLPFELTAAQKRVVEELRQDLKKTHPMMRLLQGDVGSGKTIVAAIVALSAVENNTQVAIMAPTELLAEQHYRVIEAWLKPLDIHVALLKGGLNKRIRLEIVENLASGKIDILIGTHALFQEGVHFKQLSLMIIDEQHRFGVHQRLALKEKGMRDGKTPHQLIMTATPIPRTLAMSLYADLDYSVIDELPAGRKPIMTLALSNDKRDDVMQRIQNLCMQGQQVYWVCPLIEESEIMQCQAAEKSYEQLSLQLSVLKIALLHGKMKAKEKEVIMRAFKEGEINVLVATTVIEVGVDVPNASLMVIENAERLGLAQLHQLRGRVGRGCLSSYCVLLYQAPLGRIAKERIAMMRESQDGFKIAEKDLELRGAGEMLGARQTGDMNFRIANLARDQKWLLEAQEIADILWKSSPALCNKIITRWLGQKEDLVGV